The following is a genomic window from Rhizobium sp. CC-YZS058.
CGAGACGATCGAGTACGGGGCGGGGAATGCCATCCAGTCGGTGACGCAGATGGCGCGCCAGAAAGGCTGGACCAAGCGCCAGCTCCTGAAGGAGCTCGCCATCGGCGGACGTTATCCGCTGATCGTCGGCGACGGGGCGAGGGTGGCTGAGGAGCTGATCGCCTGGGTGGAGGAAAGCGGGATCGACGGCTTCAACCTGACCCGCACCGTGGTGCCGGAGAGCTATGCCGACCTCGTCGACCGGGTGGTGCCGGAACTCCAGCAACGGGGCGTCTACAAGACCGCCTATCGCGGTGGCACGTTGCGTCACCAGCTTTTCGGAAAGGGCGACTATCTCCCCGAAAACCACCCAGGAAGCCAGGAAGCACGAACCGCGCGGCTTGCCGCCGAGGCCTGACGGCTTTTACCTGGTCCGCCAATCCTTACGGACGGGCGGAGCTGTGGCGGGAGGACGGAGGGGTGAGCGAAAGAGGCGTGCAGAGCGCTCGCCTTGAACGCGCCGCCCTGTCCTGAAGGCGATCGAGAAGCGTAAACCCGATTGGCCAGCGGCCGAAACCGCTTGCGATATTGATATGGCCGGCGGCGCCCAGATCAGCGAGATCGCTGCCCCAGCAGCGCGCCATCCGCTCCGCCATGTCGAAGTGCATGTAAGGATCGTTACGGCTGGCGACGACCAGGCTTGGAAAGGGCAGGCGCTTCGTCGGCATGGCGCCAAAGCGCACGACGCAGGGATGCAGCGTCTCGACGCGCGCGAGGTCGCAAGGGGCGACGAGCAGCGTGCCCTTGATCATCCGGGCCAGCGGGCGGTCCGCAAGCTGGGCTGCCAAGAGACAGCCAAGGCTGTGCGCGACGAGCCAGACGGGATCGGAGAAGGCGAGCGTTTCTTCCAGGCGACCCAGCCAGTCCTCGAGCGTCGGGCAGCCCCAATCGTCCTGCAGGAGCATCCGCGCGTCCGGCCGTTCCTCGGCCCACACAGCCTGCCAGTGACCGGCCGGCGAGCCGTTCAGGCCCGGCAAAAGAAGCGTTTCGACCGCAGGGCGCGAGGACGGCATGACAAAACCTCTCTGGCTCGATAGGGGGCCGGCAGCTGCCGACGGCTCAGCGCTCGCGGCTCTGATGGGACCAGGGAACAAAGCGGCGCTCGATCCAGCGGGCCAGCCACTCCAGGGCGAAGGCGACAATGGCAATGACCGCGATGCCGGCAATGACGATATCGGTCACCAGGAACTGTGCCGCCGACTGGATCATGAAGCCGAGGCCGCGCGTGGCGGCGACGAGCTCGGCCGCGACCAGCGTCGACCAGCCGGTTCCGAGCGCGATGCGCGTCCCGGTCAGGATCGAGGGAAGAGCGGCAGGCAGGATGACACGACCGAGCACCTGCCGCCGTGTCGCGCCGAAGGAGCGCGCGGCATTGACGAAGTCGCTGGGCACGCCACGCACGCCGGCGCTGGTGGACAGGATGATCGGCGGCAGCATGGACAGCGCGATTACCGTGACCTTCGACGCTTCGCCGATCCCCACCCAGATGATGATCAGGGGCAGATAGGCGAGCGGCGGCAGCGGACGAAGGAACTCGACGATCGGATCGAGCACGCCGCGCCCGATCCGGCTTGTGGCGATCAACAGTCCGGCGGGCACGCCGACCAGAACGGAGACGAAGAGCGCCCCCAGCACTCGGCCAAGACTGGCGAGAAGATGCTCGAGCAGGGTGGAATCCACGAAGCCGGTGGTGACGAGCGTTCCGAGCGATTGGGCGACGACGAGCGGCGAAGGGAGAAAGACCGGCGAAACCGCGCCATAGGCCGATGCGAGGAACCAGGCGAGAAACAGTCCGCTCACCGTCGCGGCCGAGACGATCCAGATCGGCACGCGGACGCCGCGGCGCGGGCTGGCCGCCGCCTTCAAACGTGTCAGGTCAGCCGTGTTGTCCGGCCGGTCGGTCGGGATCTCGGCAAGCGCGCTCATGCAGCGATCTCCTCGGTGCTATCGTCATGGATGAGGCCGGTCAGCTCGTCATGGAGCGCGCGGAACTGCGGCGACCGCCGCACCGCGCGTGGGTCGGCTCCCGCCAGGATCTCCGCCGAAAAGCCCGTCGTCAGGATCGTGCCGATCCGGCCGGGCTCCGGCTGGAGGACGACGATGCGTGTGGCCAGCAGCAGCGCTTCCTCGATGCTGTGCGTGATCAGCAGGGCGCCGGCCTGGCTCGTCCGCCAGATATCGAGCAGAAAGAGCTGCAATTTCGACCGGGTCAGGGCGTCCAGCGCCCCGAGCGGCTCGTCGAGCAGGAGAAAGCGTGGATCGGCCGCCAGTGCCCGTGCGATGCCGACGCGCTGGCGCATCCCGCCGGAAAGCTCCCAGATGCGCCGGTCGCCGGCCTCCTTCAGGCCGACGCGGGCCAGAAGGTCCTCGGCGATCGACCGCCGTTCCGCAACGCCGCGACCCTTGAGCGCCAAGGGGAAGGCGATATTGTCGCGCGCGGTCAGCCAGGGATAGAGCGCATCATCCTGGAACACCACGGCACGCTCCGCACCCGGGCCCGTGATGGGCACGCCATCGACGCTGACCAATCCGGCGCTCGGCGTCTGGAACCCGGCGGCGAGATTGAGCAGGCTCGTCTTGCCGGAGCCGGACCGCCCGATGATGACGACGAATTCGCCGGTCGAAACAGAAAGCGAGATCCGGTCCAGCACCAGATGCGGAGGCTGGCCGGGAAGCGCATAGGAGAGGCTGGTCTGGTCGAAAGTCAGGCGGGTCGTCATCGGGCCGTCCAGGGTCTGGGGAGGAAATGCGGGACCGGCCTGCCTCGGCAGACGGGCCGGTCCTATGCGTCAGAAGGAAAGCTTGGCGGCGTCCTTGACCCAGCGCGGCGAGACATAGGCGCTGTAATCGTCGAGCACGGAGGGGATCTTGCCCTGCTCCTTAAGGAAGGCCGAGGTGGCCGCGACGGCCTTCACCGTTCCACCACCGAGCAGGTCGGCACCCGCCTGTTCCTCAAGCGTCGGGAAGATGTAGCCCTTCAGCAGCGCCGGTACTTCCTCGGGCTTGGCGCCGGTCAGCCGCGCGATCTTTTCGGCCTGCGGCGATCCTGCACCCCAGCTGTCGGGATTGGCGCGGTAGGCGGCCGTCGCATCGCCGGTGACCTTGACGAAGGTGGCGACGAGATCGGGATGCTTCTCGGCAAAGCTCTTGCTGACGATCCAGGCGTCGAAGGTCGGGCCGCCCCACTGGGCGACATCGGCGGAGGTGGCGAGCACGGTGCCGCTGGTCTTGATCTGCGAGAGCACCGGATCCCAGACATAGGCGCCATCAATATCGCCGCGCGACCAGGCAGCCGCGATTTCCGGCGGGCGGAGATTGAGAATTTCGACCGACTTCGGATCGATCGACCAGTGCTTGAGCGCGGTCAGGAGGCTGTAATGGGCGGTGGAGACGAAGGGTGTAGCAATTTTCTTGCCGGCCAGGTCCTCCGGCTTGGAAATACCCCGCACCGCCAGCGCCTCGGCCTCGCTGATCAGCCCGACAAGGGCGATCGTTTCGATCGGCAGCTGACGACTGGCGGCGGCGGCGAGCGGGGAGGAGCCGACATAGCCGATATCCAGCGAACCCGAAGCAATGGCCGCGATCACGTCCGCGCCGCTGTCGAACTTCTTCCAGTCGATCGTGGCCTTCGTTGCCGCCTCATAGGTTCCGTCCGCCTGCGGGACGCGGGAGGGCTCGACGATCGGCTGGTAGCCGATGGTGATGGTCACGTCGGCGCTGAAGGCCGGTGTGCCGATGAGCGCGAGAGCAAGGGCGGTGCCAGCGGCGAGCAGGCTGCGGCGGGTGGGTGCGGTCATGTCGGGTTCTCCTCTCGGGTTAGTCGCATGACCGAAGCTTATGATATCGACAAATTATATAGAGATACAGTTCATCAGGAAGGACAGGCAGGACGACCGGTTCATTCCAAATAACCGGCGTTCGGGGAAAAGCGGTTTTCCATCCTGTGAAACCAGGACGAGGCGGCCGGTCGGACAGATCGGCCGCCTCCGTTGCCTACCGTCGCTCCAGCCTGGCGACCAGCCAGTCTCCGCCCCACTGGATCAGGCTGACGAGCACGATCAACACCACGACGACCGCCACCATGACCGCGGTTTCGAAGCGCTGGTAGCCATAGCGGATGGCCAGATCGCCAAGCCCGCCGGCGCCGATCGCGCCCGCCATGGCCGAGGCGCCGATCAGCGTGACGAGCGTGACGGTGAAGCCGGCCACGAGGCCCGGCAGCGCTTCCGGCACCAGCACCTCGCGCAGGATCGTCCAGCGGTTGCCGCCCATGGCGCGTACGGCATCGATCAGGCCGTCGTCGATCTCGCGCAGCGAGACCTCCGCGATCCGCGCGTAATAGGGCGTCGCGGCGATGGCGAGCGGCACGATGGCCGCCCAGGTGCCAAGCGCGGTGCCGACGATCAACCGCGTGACCGGGATCAGCGCCACGAGGAGGATGATGAAGGGCACGGAGCGGAAGCCGTTGACGACCGCTCCCAGCACGCGGTTGACCAACAGGTTTTCCGCGATGCCGCCCCTGGCCGTGGCCACGAGCGCAAGCCCCAGCGGCAGGCCCGCCACGAAGGAGATGGCCCCTGAAGCCAGAGTCATCAGGACGGTTTCCCACAGCGATTTCAGCAGCAGGTCAAACAGGATTGGCGACATGGCCGAGAACCTCCAGGCGCGCACCCTGCGCGCTCAACTGCGAATGGACCTGGTCGAGCACCGTCGGATCGCCGGGACAAGCGAGGAAGAAGCGGAGGACCGGTTGCGACTGGATCTGTTCGATGCCGCCATGCAGGATGCGAAGCCCCCGGCTCGACAGTTGCGCCAGCGCCGCCTGGACCGCATCGACCACCGGCCGCCCGGCCGCATCGAGGCAGAGGATGGCGCTGGTTCCCGAGCCCTGTGGGCCGAGACGATCGGCAAGCGCATCCGGAAGCTGAGGGCGGCTTCCCTGCAGGAGGCTGCGGGTGATCGCCGCCTGAGGATCGGAAAACACCCGCCAGACCTCGCCCTCTTCGACGATACGCCCGGCATCGATCACCGCCACCCGGTCGGCCACCGCCCGCACGACATCCATTTCATGGGTGATGAGCACGATGGTCAGGCCGAGCGTCCGGTTGATGTCCTTGAGCAGCGCCAGGATCGAGCGCGTCGTCTCCGGGTCGAGCGCGGAGGTGGCCTCGTCGGAAAGCAGCAGCGCCGGTTCGGCAGCCAGCGCCCGGGCAATGCCGACGCGCTGCTTCTGTCCGCCCGACAGCGCAGCCGGAAATGCCCGCGCCTTGTCGGTCAGGCCGACGAGGTCGAGCATCGCCTGGGCGCGCTTTACCCGTTCGGCTCGACCGACGCCGGCGATCTTCAGCGGCAGCGCGACATTTTCTTCCACCGTCTTGGCGGACAGGAGATTGAAATGCTGGAAAATCATCCCGATCCTGCGGCGCAGCGGCTGGAGCGCCGCCTCCGAGAGCTGAGAAATCTCCGTCCCTTCGATGTGGATCGTGCCGCTGTCCGGCCGCTCCAGCCCGTTGAGGCAGCGGATCAGCGTCGATTTGCCCGCGCCGCTGCGGCCGATGATGCCGAGCACCTCGCCCTTTCGAACATCGAGCGAAATGCCGTCCAGTGCCTGGACGCTTGCGAAGCGGCGACGGACATCCTGCAGGGCAATGACGCGGTCTTCGGCCGGTCCGCGCGCGCGGTCGGCCGGCGGGGAAGAGGAGGGGGGCATGAAAAAACTCCGAAAACGGCAACGAGGCGGCAGGTGAACCGGCCGCCTCGCGAACAGGATGGAAAGGCGCTCAATAGGCGGCGAGGCCCGTTCCCTTGTACACCCTATCGAAAACGGCCTTGACCGTCTCGTTCTGGTAGGAGGCCACCAAATCCTTCACCCAGCCTTCCGTCTCGCTGCCCTGCCTGACGGCGATGAAGTTGCGGTAGGGGTTGTCGGCGATGGGCTCCTGGGCGATCCGTTCGGCCGGCGTCAGGCCCGCCTTCAGCGCCCAGTCCGTATTGACCACGGCTGCGTCGAGATCGTCGATCGAACGACCGACGATGCCGGCGTCGAGCTCCTTGATCTCGATCGACTTCCGGTTCTCCGCAATGTCGGCAATCGTCGCCAGAATGCCGGCGCCGTCCTTGAGCTTGATCAGACCTTCGTGCTCCAGCACGCGCAGCGCCCGCCCCTCGTTCGACGGATCGTTCGGCACGCCGATCGTCGCCCCGTCCGCGATGTCGGCCACCGACTTTGCCTTCTTCGAATAAAGGCCGATCGGCCAGACCCCGGTGTAGCCGACGGCGACGATCTTGTAGCCGTGCTGGGCGATCTGGTTGTCGAGATAGGGCTGATGCTGGAAGGCGTTGGCATCGATCTCGCCACGCTCCAGCGCTTCGTTGGGCTGGGTGTAGTCGTTGAAGACGACGGTTTCGATCTTCAGTCCGCGCTTGGCCCCCTCTTCCTGCACGGCGCGCCAGACATCTTCGTCCTCCCCGCTCATGATTCCGACCTTGATCTCCTTGTCGGCCGCGACACCCGGCTGCGGGGCAAGAAAGGGCGCGAGACTTGCAGCGGCGAGTCCCGCCAGAAACCAGCGGCGAAGCAAGGCGGAGGTGTTTCCAGAAGTTTTGATCATTGTTCTTATCCTGTTTGTTCTCGTGGGAAATGAAGCCGGGCGTCACGCTCTCGCGACGTTACCTCCTTGGCCTGTCAGTGGATGGTTCGGTGTTCGCCGCTGTGGCCCGCCGGCGTCGAGCGCGGCGGGTCGCGAACAGGCTGGTCAGGAAGCCGACGCCGTCTTGACGTTGCCGCCATGGCCGCCGCCGCCGAACACCTGGTGTTCGCCGAAGGAGGACCGGATCTGCCCGTGCGGGCCGGGCAGGCCGAGCTCCGGGAAGAGCAGCTCCGAGACCCGATAGGCCTCTTCCAGATGCGGATAGCCGGAGGCGATCACGGTGTCGATACCGAGATCCTGATACTCACGCAGGCGCGCGGCGACGGTCTTCGGCGAGCCGACCAGCGCCGTGCCGGCGCCAGACCGGACGAGACCGATCCCGGCCCAGAGATTGGGCGACACCTCGAGCTTGTCGCGGCGGCCCTGATGCAGGGCCACCATGCGTGCCTGGCCGACGGAATCCGAGCTCTTGGCGAAAACCTGCTGCGCGGCGGCAATCGTCTCGTCCGAAAGCTTGGAGATCAGGCGGTCGGCCGCTGCCCAGGCCTCGTCATCCGTTTCACGCACGATGAAGTGCAGGCGGATCCCGAAGGTGACCTCCTTGCCATGCGCAGCAGCAGACTTGCGCACGGCGGCGATCTTTTCCGCAACCTGCGCCGCAGGCTCGCCCCAGGTCAGGTATTTGTCGGTCAGGCCGCCGGAAAAGGCGATGGCCGCATCGGACGAGCCGCCGAAATAGAGCGGCGGACGCGGCTCCTGCACCGGCGGCAGGCCGAGCCGGGCGTCGATGGCCTTGATGTAGCGCCCATCGAGACTGGCCTTGCCGGTTTCAATCAAGGTGTTGAAGACCTGAAAGAATTCCTCGGCATGATCGTAGCGCTCGTCATGCGCCAGGAAGATGCCGTCGCCCGCCAGTTCCTGCGCGCTGCCGCCCACGACGATGTTGAGGAGCAACCGGCCGTTCGATACCCGATCGAGCGTCGAGGCGAGGCGCGCGTAATAGGCGGGAGACGCCACGCCGGGGCGGATCGCCACCAGGAACTTGAGCCGTTCGGTATGGGCGGCGAGATCGGCGGCGAGAATGAAGGATTCCTCGCAGGCGGCGCCGGTAGGGATCAGCACGCCCGAATAGCCAAGCCTGTCCGCCGCCTTGGCGATCTCCCGGAAATAGCCGGGATCCACAGGCCGGCTGAGATCGTCGGACCCGAGATAGGCCCCGTCGCCGGAGGACGGGATGAACCAGAGAAAGTCAAGCGGCATGTCGAAATCCTGTCGCGGAGGGGGAACGTGAACCACGCTGCGCTAAAGATGATAAATTCGACGAATTTTATAGGAATTTCCTTCTAAAGATTCTGCCGGTGCGAGAGAAATCTTTGCTGCAAGCTCTCGCGCGACGCCGTGGATCGGTTTTCGAAGTCGCTGTGCGACCGAAGGGTGATGCCAGAAACAGCAGCCACCCTCACCGACCGCATCGACGGTCCGCGTCTTGATCCCTGATGCGGGGAGGCGCAGTCTCAGCGCGCCGCACCTACCCCGCCTTCGGCCGCCCCCTCACGAAATTCCGTGGACGGCAGCAAGCTGGCGCATCCGCGTTGTGGCGAGGTCGGGGTGGTCGAGGATGTTGGCCTGGTCGGCCAGGCGGAAGATTTCGGCGTAGTGGGTGATGCCGCGCGCCGATTGCATGCCGCCCGGCAGGATGAAGTGGGACTGGTGGCCGTTCAACCAGGCGAGGAAGACGACGCCAGCCTTGTAATATTGCGTCGGTGCTTCGAAGATCGTGCGGGAGAGAGGCACGGTCGGATCAATCACGGCCCTGAACGTGGCGCGATCGCCGGCGGCCAGAGCGGCCAACGCCTTGGAAGCTGCAGGGGCGACCGCATCGAAGATGCCGAGCAGCGCATGGCTGTGGCGCGCGCCGTCCCCTTCGATAAGGCCGGCATAGTTGAAGTCGTCCCCGGTAAAGCAGAGCACGCCGTCCGGCAGCCGGTCGCGCAGTGCGATTTCCTTCTCGTGTTCGAGCAGCGAAATCTTGATGCCTTCGACCTTGGCCTCGTTTTCGCGGATGATCCGCAGGGTGCAGTCGAGCGCCGGTTCGAACGCCGTGCTGCCCCAGTAGCCGCGCAGCTGCGGGTCGAACATGTCGCCCAGCCAGTGCAGAACCACCTTGTCCTTCGTCTGCGACAGGATGCGGCCATAGACCGTGGTGTAATCGTCGGCCGAGCGGGCGATGCGGGCCAGCGCCCGGCTCGCCATCAGGATCGCGCGGCCGCCATGTTTCTCGATGTGTTCGAGCTGCGTTTCGTAGGCGGCGATCACATCGTCGAGCGTCCGGGCATCGCGCGGGTCGAGATGGTCCGTGCCGGCGCCGCAGGCTAGATCCGCGCCCTCGACGGTGCGCGCTTCGGCGAGCGAGCGGGCAATCAGCTCCTGCGCGCCCGCCCAGTCGAGGCCCATGCCGCGCTGCGAGGTATCCATGGCTTCGGCGATCTTGAAGCCGAGGCGCCAGAGATGATGGCGGAAGGCAAGCGTCGTGTCCCAATCGATCGCCGGGTGGTTCCAGGGGTCGGTGTCCCGCTCCGGTGCCGAAACGACATGCGCCGCCGCATAGGCGATGCGGTTGAACACCGGTACCGTAGCCGGTCGTGCGATCGGCGTTCCCACAAGGCGGTAAGGCTCCACCGAGCCGTCGGCCGTTGGCAAATTGAGACGCTGCGTCATGATCACCCTCCCGAGAAAATGTCCACCGGATAATTTGGATCGATCCAAATTGCAAGCGGCAGTTTACGCATCTGGTCTGCTTATGCCGATCAAGCGGCGCGCACTCACTGTCCGAATTTTGCTGCAATGCGGTGCATATCCCGTATCCACTCTTGCCGAGATCCGGATTGGTAGAAAAGTTCCGCTTACCAAAAAGAAGGCTTGATATCTTGGAACGATCCAAATATCGATGAGCGCAAGGTGGAGGCGCATGAGAGTTCATGGCGAACGGGCGGGTCACGGTCATAGACATTGCGAGGGAGGCGGGGGTGTCGAAATCGACGGTCTCGCTCGTTCTCCAGGGCTCGCCGCTTGTCAACGAAGGCACGCGCGCCAAGGTCAATGCCGTCATGCGCGAGCTGGGCTATGTCTATAATCGCGGTGCGGCGAACCTGCGTCAGTCGAGCGCCAAGTCCCGGATCATCGGCGTGGTCGTCAACGACCTGACCAACAGTTTCTTTGCCGAACTCGCCGTCGGGATCGACCTCGTCGTGCAGGACGCGGGCTTCGTCCAGTTCCTCGCCAACACCAGCGAAAGTCTCGATCGTCAAACGGAGGTCATTGCCTCCATGCGTGAGCACGGGATTTCCGGGCTCGTCGTCTCGCCCGCCCGGGGCTCGCGCGCCGGTGACTTCAAGGCCGTGGTGTCCGCGGGTCTGCCGGTTGTGGCGGTCGTCCGCTCGGTGCCGGGGGCAAAGATGTCCTCCCTGATGTCGGACAATCACACCGGGATTTCTCTGGCCGTTGCCCATCTCGCCAAGCTCGGTCATCGCCGCATCGCCTTCTTCGGCGGGTTCGAGGACACGGCCATCTTCCAGGAGCGGCTTGCCGGCTACCGCGAGGGGCTGTCTGCGGCGGGGATCGGTTTCGATGCCGCCCTTGTCTTCCCCTGCGCGCCGTCGCGGGCCGAGGGCGCCAGGGCCGTGGCGCAGGCCATGGCAGTCGAGGATCGGCCGACCGGCGGCGTCTGCTTCAACGATGCGGTCGCCTTCGGCGCCTATGACGGCCTGCGCGCCCGGCGTCTGGAGCCCGGCGTCGATTTCGCCATCGTCGGCTTCGACGATGTCATCGAGGCGGCCACGTCCGTTCCGGCGTTGACAACCATCGCGGTCGATCCGCAGGGCATGGGCCGGCGGGCCGCGCAGCTTCTTTTGAAACAGATCAATGCCGGCAAGGCGGAGCCGGAAGCCGTGGTGACGCCCGTGCGACTGGTCGTGCGGGAAAGCTGCGGCGAAACGAGAGCAAAGTCGGAAAGGCGTTCGGCATGACGAACCGTTGGGGATTGATCGGCGCAAGCACGATCGCGCGGGAATGGGTGATCGATGCGATCCGGGCAACGGGCGGTGAGGTCGTTTCCGTGATGAGCAGCAGCGGGGAACGGGCCGCCCGCTACGCCTCCGAAAACGGGATCGGCCGCGGCCTCTCGGATCTCGACACGCTGCTCGCCGATCCCGAGCTCGATGCCGTCTATATCTCGACCACGAACGAGCTGCATCGCGATCAGGCAATTGCCGCGGCGCGGGCCGGCAAGCACATTCTGTGCGAAAAGCCGCTGGCCTTGACGCTTGATGACGCGCACGCCATGCGGCAGGCTGCCCGCGCCGCAGGCGTCGTGCTTGCCACCAACCACCATCTGCGCAACGCTGCCAGCCATGTTGCGATGCGCGATGCGGTGGCCGCGGGCCGCATCGGCACGCCGCTGTCGGCACGCGTGTTCCATGCGGTCTATCTGCCGCCGCATCTGCAAGGCTGGCGGCTGGACAAGCCCGAGGCCGGGGGCGGGGTCATCCTCGACATCACCGTGCACGATACGGATACGCTGCGCTTCGTGCTCGGCCGAAACCCTGTGGAGGTCACGGCCTTCGCCCAGTCCGGCGGCCTCGGCAAGGACGGGCTCGAAGATGCGGTCATGGGTGTCATGCGGTTCGAAGACGGGCTGATCGCCCAGTTCCATGACGGGTTCACGACGAAGTTCGCCGAAACCGGCTTCGAGGTTCATGGCACCGAAGGCTCGCTCGTCGCCCGCAATGTCATGACACAGCGACCGATCGGAACGGCGATGCTGCGCACGGCAGCCGGCGAGGAAGCGCTGCCGCTCGAGGCGCGCAATCTCTATGAGGCCGGCCTCGAGGCCTTCCACGCTGCAATGGCAGGCAGGGGTGCGCCCTCCGCCACCGTCGAGGACGGCATCTGGTCGCTGGCAACCGGGCTTGCCGTCGCCCAGTCGGCCCGTTCGGGCCATGCGGTCACGATTGAAACAGGGCTTTGAGAGCGACCATGGGCAAGCATATCACACCCGCCGAAGCGGCCGCTCTCATTCCGGACGGCGCCGTCGTCTCGGTCTCTTCCTCCAGCGGGCTCGGCTGCCCGGACCTGATGCTCAAAGCCATCGGCGAGCGTTTCGCGCAGACCGGTCACCCGCGCGAGATCACGACCCTGCATCCGATCGCCGCCGGCGATATGAGCGGGATCAAGGGCGTCGATCATATTGCGAAGAAGGGTCTCCTCAAGCGCATCCTCGCCGGATCCTATCCCTCCGGCCCCTCGACCGCCGAGCCGCCGCTGATCTGGCAGATGATCACCGGCAACGAGATTCCCGCCTACAACATCCCGTCCGGCATTCTCTTCGACATGCATCGTGAGGCGGCGGCGAAGCGGCCCGGCGTCCTGACCAAAGTCGGGCTCGAAACCTTCGTCGATCCTGATCGCCAGGGCTGCGCCATGAACGCGCTGGCCGCCGAAACGCCTGTCGTGAAGAGGGTCTCGTTCGAGAACGAGGAGTGGCTGTTCTTCCCGGCCATCGTGCCGCAGGTCGCGATCATCCGCGCCACCACCGCCGACGAGCACGGCAACCTCACCTATGAGCACGAGGGCGCGACGCTCGGCGGGCTCGACCAGGCGCTTGCGGCGCGCAACAATGGCGGCATCGTCATTGCACAGGTCAAGCGCA
Proteins encoded in this region:
- a CDS encoding alpha/beta hydrolase, yielding MPSSRPAVETLLLPGLNGSPAGHWQAVWAEERPDARMLLQDDWGCPTLEDWLGRLEETLAFSDPVWLVAHSLGCLLAAQLADRPLARMIKGTLLVAPCDLARVETLHPCVVRFGAMPTKRLPFPSLVVASRNDPYMHFDMAERMARCWGSDLADLGAAGHINIASGFGRWPIGFTLLDRLQDRAARSRRALCTPLSLTPPSSRHSSARP
- a CDS encoding ABC transporter permease subunit, coding for MSALAEIPTDRPDNTADLTRLKAAASPRRGVRVPIWIVSAATVSGLFLAWFLASAYGAVSPVFLPSPLVVAQSLGTLVTTGFVDSTLLEHLLASLGRVLGALFVSVLVGVPAGLLIATSRIGRGVLDPIVEFLRPLPPLAYLPLIIIWVGIGEASKVTVIALSMLPPIILSTSAGVRGVPSDFVNAARSFGATRRQVLGRVILPAALPSILTGTRIALGTGWSTLVAAELVAATRGLGFMIQSAAQFLVTDIVIAGIAVIAIVAFALEWLARWIERRFVPWSHQSRER
- a CDS encoding ABC transporter ATP-binding protein — encoded protein: MTTRLTFDQTSLSYALPGQPPHLVLDRISLSVSTGEFVVIIGRSGSGKTSLLNLAAGFQTPSAGLVSVDGVPITGPGAERAVVFQDDALYPWLTARDNIAFPLALKGRGVAERRSIAEDLLARVGLKEAGDRRIWELSGGMRQRVGIARALAADPRFLLLDEPLGALDALTRSKLQLFLLDIWRTSQAGALLITHSIEEALLLATRIVVLQPEPGRIGTILTTGFSAEILAGADPRAVRRSPQFRALHDELTGLIHDDSTEEIAA
- the tauA gene encoding taurine ABC transporter substrate-binding protein → MTAPTRRSLLAAGTALALALIGTPAFSADVTITIGYQPIVEPSRVPQADGTYEAATKATIDWKKFDSGADVIAAIASGSLDIGYVGSSPLAAAASRQLPIETIALVGLISEAEALAVRGISKPEDLAGKKIATPFVSTAHYSLLTALKHWSIDPKSVEILNLRPPEIAAAWSRGDIDGAYVWDPVLSQIKTSGTVLATSADVAQWGGPTFDAWIVSKSFAEKHPDLVATFVKVTGDATAAYRANPDSWGAGSPQAEKIARLTGAKPEEVPALLKGYIFPTLEEQAGADLLGGGTVKAVAATSAFLKEQGKIPSVLDDYSAYVSPRWVKDAAKLSF
- a CDS encoding methionine ABC transporter permease, which translates into the protein MSPILFDLLLKSLWETVLMTLASGAISFVAGLPLGLALVATARGGIAENLLVNRVLGAVVNGFRSVPFIILLVALIPVTRLIVGTALGTWAAIVPLAIAATPYYARIAEVSLREIDDGLIDAVRAMGGNRWTILREVLVPEALPGLVAGFTVTLVTLIGASAMAGAIGAGGLGDLAIRYGYQRFETAVMVAVVVVLIVLVSLIQWGGDWLVARLERR
- a CDS encoding methionine ABC transporter ATP-binding protein; translation: MPPSSSPPADRARGPAEDRVIALQDVRRRFASVQALDGISLDVRKGEVLGIIGRSGAGKSTLIRCLNGLERPDSGTIHIEGTEISQLSEAALQPLRRRIGMIFQHFNLLSAKTVEENVALPLKIAGVGRAERVKRAQAMLDLVGLTDKARAFPAALSGGQKQRVGIARALAAEPALLLSDEATSALDPETTRSILALLKDINRTLGLTIVLITHEMDVVRAVADRVAVIDAGRIVEEGEVWRVFSDPQAAITRSLLQGSRPQLPDALADRLGPQGSGTSAILCLDAAGRPVVDAVQAALAQLSSRGLRILHGGIEQIQSQPVLRFFLACPGDPTVLDQVHSQLSAQGARLEVLGHVANPV
- a CDS encoding MetQ/NlpA family lipoprotein, encoding MIKTSGNTSALLRRWFLAGLAAASLAPFLAPQPGVAADKEIKVGIMSGEDEDVWRAVQEEGAKRGLKIETVVFNDYTQPNEALERGEIDANAFQHQPYLDNQIAQHGYKIVAVGYTGVWPIGLYSKKAKSVADIADGATIGVPNDPSNEGRALRVLEHEGLIKLKDGAGILATIADIAENRKSIEIKELDAGIVGRSIDDLDAAVVNTDWALKAGLTPAERIAQEPIADNPYRNFIAVRQGSETEGWVKDLVASYQNETVKAVFDRVYKGTGLAAY
- the ssuD gene encoding FMNH2-dependent alkanesulfonate monooxygenase — encoded protein: MPLDFLWFIPSSGDGAYLGSDDLSRPVDPGYFREIAKAADRLGYSGVLIPTGAACEESFILAADLAAHTERLKFLVAIRPGVASPAYYARLASTLDRVSNGRLLLNIVVGGSAQELAGDGIFLAHDERYDHAEEFFQVFNTLIETGKASLDGRYIKAIDARLGLPPVQEPRPPLYFGGSSDAAIAFSGGLTDKYLTWGEPAAQVAEKIAAVRKSAAAHGKEVTFGIRLHFIVRETDDEAWAAADRLISKLSDETIAAAQQVFAKSSDSVGQARMVALHQGRRDKLEVSPNLWAGIGLVRSGAGTALVGSPKTVAARLREYQDLGIDTVIASGYPHLEEAYRVSELLFPELGLPGPHGQIRSSFGEHQVFGGGGHGGNVKTASAS
- a CDS encoding dihydrodipicolinate synthase family protein, translated to MTQRLNLPTADGSVEPYRLVGTPIARPATVPVFNRIAYAAAHVVSAPERDTDPWNHPAIDWDTTLAFRHHLWRLGFKIAEAMDTSQRGMGLDWAGAQELIARSLAEARTVEGADLACGAGTDHLDPRDARTLDDVIAAYETQLEHIEKHGGRAILMASRALARIARSADDYTTVYGRILSQTKDKVVLHWLGDMFDPQLRGYWGSTAFEPALDCTLRIIRENEAKVEGIKISLLEHEKEIALRDRLPDGVLCFTGDDFNYAGLIEGDGARHSHALLGIFDAVAPAASKALAALAAGDRATFRAVIDPTVPLSRTIFEAPTQYYKAGVVFLAWLNGHQSHFILPGGMQSARGITHYAEIFRLADQANILDHPDLATTRMRQLAAVHGIS